A single Sciurus carolinensis chromosome 15, mSciCar1.2, whole genome shotgun sequence DNA region contains:
- the LOC124965860 gene encoding LOW QUALITY PROTEIN: lactoylglutathione lyase-like (The sequence of the model RefSeq protein was modified relative to this genomic sequence to represent the inferred CDS: inserted 1 base in 1 codon): MAEPQSTSGLTDEAGLTDEVALSCCSDPDPSTKDFLLQQTMLRIKDPKKSLDFYTRVLGMTLLQKLDFPTMNFSLYFLAYEDKNDFPKDKNXKLAWVFSRKATLELTHNWGTENDETQSYHNGNSDPRGFGHIGIAVPDVYGACKRFEELGVKFVKKPDDGKMKGLAFIQDPDGYWIEILNPNKLTTI, from the exons ATGGCAGAACCTCAGTCCACGTCTGGCCTCACTGACGAGGCCGGCCTCACTGACGAGGTCGCCCTCAGTTGCTGCTCCGACCCGGACCCTAGCACCAAGGATTTTCTGTTGCAGCAGACCATGCTGCGAATTAAGGATCCTAAGAAGTCACTGGATTTTTATACTAGAGTCCTTGGAATGACGTTACTTCAAAAATTAGATTTTCCTACTATGAATTTTTCACTCTATTTCTTGGCTTATGAGGATAAAAATGACTTccctaaagataaaa gaaaattagcatGGGTATTCTCCAGAAAAGCAACACTTGAACTGACACACAATTGGGGTACTGAAAATGATGAGACTCAGAGTTACCACAATGGCAATTCAGACCCTCGGGGATTTGGTCACATTGGAATTGCTGTTCCTGATGTATATGGAGCTTGTAAAAGATTTGAAGAACTGGGAGTCAAATTTGTGAAGAAACCTGATGATG GTAAAATGAAAGGTCTGGCATTTATTCAAGATCCTGATGGCTACTGGATTGAAATTTTGAATCCAAACAAATTGACAACTATTTAG